In the Sarcophilus harrisii chromosome 3, mSarHar1.11, whole genome shotgun sequence genome, one interval contains:
- the PAFAH1B2 gene encoding platelet-activating factor acetylhydrolase IB subunit beta isoform X2, which produces MVQLLQQYEIWRELFSPLHALNFGIGGDTTRHVLWRLKNGELENIKPKVIVVWVGTNNHENTAEEVAGGIEAIVQLINTRQPQAKVIVLGLLPRGEKPNPLRQKNAKVNQLLKVSLPKLANVQLLDTDGGFVHSDGAISCHDMFDFLHLTGGGYAKICKPLHELIMQLLEETPEEKQTTLA; this is translated from the exons ATGGTACAATTGCTACAGCAGTATGAG ATATGGCGagagcttttttccccccttcatgCACTGAATTTTGGGATTGGTGGTGACACCACAAGGCATGTCTTATGGAGACTGAAGAACGgagaactggaaaatattaaacCTAAG GTTATCGTTGTCTGGGTAGGAACAAACAACCATGAAAATACAGCAGAGGAGGTAGCAGGTGGCATTGAGGCCATTGTACAGTTGATTAACACAAGGCAGCCGCAGGCCAAAGTCATCGTACTG GGTCTTCTTCCTCGAGGTGAAAAGCCTAATCCTTTGAGGCAAAAGAATGCAAAGGTAAATCAGCTCCTCAAGGTCTCACTGCCCAAGCTTGCCAATGTTCAGCTCTTGGATACAGATGGGGGCTTTGTGCACTCAGATGGTGCCATCTCCTGCCACGACATGTTTGATTTCCTACATCTCACAGGAGGGGGCTATGCAAAAATCTGCAAACCCCTCCATGAACTGATCATGCAGTTGTTGGAGGAAACGCCTGAAGAGAAGCAAACCACACTTGCCTGA